The proteins below are encoded in one region of Helianthus annuus cultivar XRQ/B chromosome 2, HanXRQr2.0-SUNRISE, whole genome shotgun sequence:
- the LOC118488434 gene encoding NADH dehydrogenase [ubiquinone] iron-sulfur protein 1, mitochondrial-like, with protein MGLGLLASRTLRSRLLFTNPRNVKTIVSTPDLHKLEAAAEPAAVEPDLPKRTPVAGARVHFPNPDDVIEVFVDGYPVKIPKGMNVLQACTVAGVDIPRFCYHDRLSIAGNCRMCLVEVEKSPKPVASCAMPALPVG; from the exons ATGGGGTTAGGGTTGCTAGCTTCTAGAACTCTCCGATCTAGGCTTCTATTCACAAACCCTAGAAATGTCAAAACCATCGTCTCAACACCGGACCTCCACAAACTGGAAGCCGCAGCTGAACCGGCGGCGGTTGAGCCGGATCTCCCGAAGCGGACACCTGTAGCCGGAGCTAGGGTTCATTTCCCCAATCCAGATGACGTCATCGAGGTTTTTGTGGATGGATATCCGGTTAagatccccaaggggatgaatgTTTTGCAGGCGTGTACGGTTGCAGGTGTTGATATTCCGAGGTTTTGTTATCATGATCGGTTATCTATTGCTGGTAACTGCCGTATGTGTCTTGTTGAGGTTGAGAAGTCTCCGAAACCTGTTGCTTCGTGTGCAATGCCTGCACTTCCAG TTgggtga